Proteins encoded in a region of the Cydia splendana chromosome 19, ilCydSple1.2, whole genome shotgun sequence genome:
- the LOC134800149 gene encoding 14-3-3 protein epsilon yields the protein MSEREDNVYKAKLAEQAERYDEMVEAMKNVASRNVSDNELTVEERNLLSVAYKNVIGARRASWRIISSIEQKEETKGAEDKLSMIRAYRSQVEKELRDICSDILAVLDKHLIPASQTGESKVFYYKMKGDYHRYLAEFATGNDRKEAAENSLVAYKAASDIAMTELPPTHPIRLGLALNFSVFYYEILNSPDRACRLAKAAFDDAIAELDTLSEESYKDSTLIMQLLRDNLTLWTSDMQGDAEGEAEQKEQTQDVEDQDVS from the exons ATGTCGGAAAGGGAAGATAATGTGTATAAAGCTAAGTTAGCCGAGCAGGCTGAGCGTTACGATG AAATGGTAGAGGCAATGAAGAATGTGGCCTCCCGCAATGTTTCCGACAATGAGCTAACAGTGGAGGAGCGGAACCTTCTGTCGGTGGCATACAAGAATGTGATTGGTGCCCGCCGTGCCTCATGGAGGATCATCTCCTCTATTGAACAGAAGGAAGAAACAAAA GGCGCGGAGGACAAGCTGAGCATGATCCGCGCGTACCGCTCCCAGGTGGAGAAGGAGCTCCGGGACATCTGCTCCGACATCCTCGCCGTGCTCGACAAGCACCTCATCCCCGCCTCGCAGACCGGCGAGTCCAAAGTGTTCTACTACAAAATGAAG GGTGACTACCACCGGTACCTGGCAGAATTCGCAACGGGCAACGACCGCAAGGAGGCGGCCGAGAACTCGCTCGTTGCGTACAAGGCCGCCTCCGACATCGCCATGACGGAGCTGCCGCCCACACACCCCATCCGCCTCGGCCTCGCGCTCAACTTCTCA GTATTCTACTACGAGATCCTGAACAGCCCGGACCGCGCGTGTCGCCTGGCCAAGGCGGCGTTCGACGACGCCATCGCCGAGCTGGACACGCTCTCCGAGGAGAGCTACAAGGACTCCACCCTCATCATGCAGCTGCTGCGCGACAACCTCACCCTGTGGACCTCCGACATGCAGGGCGACGCGGAGG GTGAGGCCGAACAGAAAGAGCAAACACAAGACGTGGAGGACCAGGACGTGTCGTAA